AGGCCCAGTCTTTTCGGTTttgccggcataattttatcaactTGTGAAGGATAAATCACGTCAGGTGATAATTATCTATCTGGATGCGAATTCATTTACCCTTCAGATATAGTTGAGTTATTTACTAACGATAAATtacgtcagtcgatactctatatGGATGCgacatcacttaccatcaggtatagtggAGTTACTTTGCCGTGTCAGTATGGAGAAAGCCTGATGCCTCTAAACAATACTATagtaattgaaaatgttttgactATCCAGAAGCCGCAGTAGAAAACGTACCGTTAGATAGAGAGAAAACACCAGAACGAGTTGCTCCTAATTCCACCACAAACGAACATCCAGACATCACGGAAGATGGTGAAGATCCTACCGAAGAAATAGAACAAATATTTAGAGGTAAGTGAAAACAGGTAGTTACTGCAATTTTTaacaaacgatcccaatcgtttttatcgatccatcgcgaaaataaaatatatttcaccaTATAcagatgcacctaccttgtttatctctgcaccaccttaaggtcgactggtagaaaatgcttTTGGCATTAggtccgcctatatacttctctgtatatcatcaagtcttaaataaataaataaataaaatgaaccaattagacaatttttttttatacatgacttattttgattggttcggAATCGGATCGAAGGTTgagatcgggatcgtttatCAAAATTGACTGCTAGTAGGTTTAAAACACCGTgaagattgatttatttttcgaaCTACAAACGACCGTGAAAATTCATTTATCTTTCGAACAGTACAAAGCGTATTCGTATAACTTGTATTCTTTGCATCAATGACCGACGATGACCATGATGATGGTAATGGCGGTGCTATGTCCAGGTATAAAGTTCGTAGTGCAAGGCCTCGACGAGGAGGCGATTATCGAGATCGGCGCGGAGGTGTCGGCGGCGGGGGGCGCGCTGTGCggggcgggggcggcggcgggggcggcgggggcCTCGCACGCGCTCGTGCCGCTCGACTTCGACCCCGAGGAGCTGCTCACTGCCGGTGCTGAGCCAGTCACTGTGTTCTGGGTGGTGAGTGATGGATTAGTTTGCTTTTAGTGTAAACGGTAGGTTATGTGGTAGGTAGGTAGGCGTGTAgtagttacataatatatttgcgGTTATATTATCGAGGTAAAGTTGAGTGGTTTTATTGGGGATTATATCAAGAAGTAattgaacattttttaaattccttgATTATTTCtgatcaataaaatattgtaccataaatttatttgcatatttaaaaaaaaatatttatgaataattcatGTCATCTCTTCATTTAACGTTCTAATAATCAATCCAAAACCTTTTTGTTCATTGTTTATGTACATATATAGCCATTCTATGAAATGCTAAaatagcataaaaaataaatattataacacacTATCAATATTTCTTACAGAAAGACTGCCTCTCCCAACAAGAACTGGTGCCGATCCAGTACTACCACCGTCCAGTGCGGCTGGCCAGCTGGAGCGCCGCGCCGCTGCAAGGCGTGGTAGCCAGTCTCAGCACGTACAGTGGCATCGAACGAGCATTCTTGGACGAGCTGGCCAAGCTGCTGGGAGCCACGTAAGGAAACATCGAGTCTAAATATTAGAGAATCTATTTGAGAATCTGTGCTTAGTAGTGGGGTCGTGTTTAAAAGACCGATATGATGCCATCGGCCTCTTGTTCCCAAAGAAGCTAAATTGACACCACATAACATAGACAgggttttttattgctttgattgacgagacgagcttgccgtccgtCTGACGGTAAActatacaaccgcccataaataaaaaaaactccatccaacacctggaattataaatattgtttggtattccacttcgcACGCCAACCTGagacgagatgttaagtcttatcatgtccagtaattacactggctacaatgccctacaaaccggaacactacagtgactacacactgtttctGGGCGATGGAAATAGAATGGATGTATAAAACAACTGATACACTCTGATCAAGCATGTGCTGTAGATAAAACTATAGTGCAAATTTTCAAATCACCCAATCATTTCAGAACCCAGCTCCGCTTCTGCCGGCGTAACACTGCCAACGCCTTGGCGTCCACGCATCTGATATGTCCCACGCCCGTGGGAGACAAGTATACTGGCGCTTTGAAGTGGGGGCTGCCTGCAGTGAAGGCGTCGTGGTTGATGGCTTGCGCCAAGGAGGGGAAGAGAGTGAGCGAGAGAGGACATCTTGTTGGCGATACTAAAGGTATGGCTTACAGACAATTGCAATTAATGTAGGGCTATCTTCGGATCGACCGCGAAATATACCCgtcagaatatattttttaacttctttagagatcatttattttaattgatttatagaTAGATTAGCGTTTCGTTTGCTTTGCGAATTGACCgcctaacaaataaataaaaataatgccttCTGATATTTTCAGCACCACCATCGCCGGCAAAGCTGCCGGAAGAAGCTAAAGCCGAAGGAAATCCTATCGTACAACCAAATGAGTCTGTAGATAAGGAGAACGCTATGCTGCCGCCGCAGGGATCGGCTTTGCCGCGCCGTGGCTCTGTGCCCAGCGCCGACAACACTCCTAAGAATACTCCCAAAGCAAAACTGGGGAATGGTATGTTTGTCAATCTATACTTTATTAATAGATACTATCTTTATAAACATTGACTGTGGCGCCAAAATAATGAACAGTGCAGCGCACTACGCTCGGAGTGTGTTGTTCCGCTCTGGTAATTGGCGAGGCAATGCGAGTGAGCTTGATAATTTTAGATAGGTTTTATTTAACCCTCCAGTTGTATGCTTAGTGTCGAGTGAGCCACAGTCGACGTGTTTTACACTttgcatattatgttaatgtttattatttgtagatGGTACCGATGAGATGTCTCCAGCATCGAGATACATAGCTATGGCCCGGCAGGGGTTACTCGGCGGAGACTCACAAGAGACGCCCAGTAGACTACATGAAGTGAGGGATGATGATAAAATAGGTACAGTGCCAAATAACTTTTCTGTACAGTTATAAACTAacagtcatcatcatcatcagccctttACAGTCCGTCAGTCTCTCCCAAGCTACGCCACAGAGCCtggtctgctgctttatacaTCCAATTGCTGATAACTAACAGTAAATcagcaaaaaatatgtttttcggattttttatgttatacgcCTGCCAGTAAATAATAGCAATGTTTATCTACtcggtttttttatttcccaaCAATTCTTAAAGGATGGGACTACGTTCACTAGTTTTCTAACAAAATGAATGTATGATCGGTTTTGATCTTATTTTGatcgatataaaattttgttactgACTTTGTACCAGGGCTACATTACTGACAGAAAATGCATTGCCTATAGATAGTGCCGCAGTTCGCACGCCGCCACTAGAAGACGCTCTCTCAACACCCAATCTGCAATTACTCAGCCCGACCACCCGACGACGCCTGCAGGCGTTACGGCGTGGTGACCTACCGTCCGACCCCATACGCACGCCTCGTGATCCATGTGAGCCATAATAATTATCTACTCTTCAATATGTACTTACTGAGCAGTATGTAGATTCAATACGAGTATTAGAATATTCCAACTTAGAatggtttttaaaaatagtaatgcCGGGCTGTGGTTTGATTTAATGATACGGATGATCCATCGCTGCCAGGGTCACATGTCACTGGCTTTCACTGTTATATTTTGCACGAGTTGAATTACATATATTACACGAGTccgtcttttttttttaaaaaacctttAATCCAGAAAGGTAAGTAAAAGGTGAAccaagaattatttattgtattttataattcttacaaaaaatttaagtataatttttcatgattcctgagagggttgtgcagtcatataaaaatttaaattaatttattccttatttcacgagcctataaatgaactgctcttgtttttttctcttttcactttatcatgtactgtagtctttacaataaactgattgaaaagagcaacaccagagtttcttgcccgttcttctctggtgaaaactgctttccgaactggtggtagagttaatattgacggaatctaaataatgtataacattttacagattcaaattaattatttcatttcatttcattacaacattaacaaaaattaacatacatccttgtaataatgagccaGCAATGTGTCACAGAAAGTTAACGTAAAGCGATATCTATGCTCCTTTACGGCGTGTCAAATTCACTCTAATCATTATCAATTCTTTTGGTATTATGGACGTCTATAGGCGTCGTTATTTGCACTCTCTCTTGCGCTCATTCACTCACTCtcaatttctattttttttccaCAGTCGACAAGAACCTTTCCACTCCAGATAGCGCGTTTGGCGCCGCGCTCCGGCCCGGCTCCGGCAGGCTGTCGCCCGACGCGCGGAAACGACTGTGGAGGGTCGTCAATGAATTACCCTCAAAACAAGAACAGACTCCCACCAATGTTAATACTGTGAGTATCGTTTATTTTCGCGAGCAGGAACGCGTTATCGCTAGCATTACTTGGGTGATGAGAGGAACGGTTGTTGGTTTAACTGGTCTTACGGACTATGTAGAGAGTACTATAGGGGCCAGATAGACTACCTCACGTAAACCCCATCCAAATAGTATGCAAGTACCTGTGTTTGAACCTAATCTCTGGGTAGTTAGAGGCCTATCATGAGATGATGTCGTATGGTGTCAATCGcttatatagtatataagtagttattagtactttgtaattaaagttttagGTTGTATCGCTGCTGTTtgtaatattcaattaaatagcAGACCTTTAACGTTTCCTCgactgatataaaaaaatatttacttctaacTACCGAGTTTATAATTTACCTTTCATttgaattaacaataatattgtctATAATAGCCGCTGTCGGAGATCCGAAACAGATTCCTGGCGCAGTTCAACGGAGACGCGCCATCGACTCCTTCTGACCATCACCTCGCTCCGAGAAAATTGCATTTGCTGGTAAGATTTTATAAGTCATTATTTTTCacagtacaaaaaaaatccCCTATACAAAATTCATACTGTCTTTTTGTAACACGCTGTATAAGTTGTGTACGCAAGCTGCggctaaattattaaaaaatttacacgTTTTCAGGACCAAGAGGACACACCGCCAGCCAAAATGGCAAAAATTTCGCAAGATCAGGTTGGTTGCTATATTCAATATGCAGCTTCATTGCCATGGATTAAAAATCTGGGAAATATATGTCATCTAGATAGTAATCATTTTACACATTACAAAAACCCGTCTAATTGGTTTGTTTTAACAATGTTCATACTCGGGTCAGACAGTATATATCCAGTACAATAGG
This window of the Manduca sexta isolate Smith_Timp_Sample1 unplaced genomic scaffold, JHU_Msex_v1.0 HiC_scaffold_2478, whole genome shotgun sequence genome carries:
- the LOC119192201 gene encoding DNA topoisomerase 2-binding protein 1-like isoform X1, yielding MSEDIKVTFIIPNDCESENECSEDMQLAFVTCEQHKGSGLHAKWVKESQWKKFEGLSKRDVFVLSEFEGELFQRLRATKCLLVGPRCLSCCLTEGMPIPSGPEPVYTVAMRGLVVTASGLTKDKKEIIKIKVHWMGGTYNTVLTDETTHLISDTVLSVKYVRSVEIGIPVMSETWVDAVWEAALRLNVSGASSDFNNYRLPPFANLEVTTSGIPKRDKQMIMKLVNQHGGKFSGAFQSETTDVVVLTKEGVGSEKYKAALEYGKVCVLPSWVKDSAEKGVALPVAKYKIVGASTSSPLAEHRLPDMSLNFSRITNLRPPSNFVDETRSADVSTTSGKIKLSQESRKANDTSIDKELQIELDSFDMNDIKKAGPIFDGFCIWLVNLSGRAREVCAAAVSRCGGVRYDAPHARLTHALLASGAGGAGGAAAARDLPPSARLLSPLWLLRSVKAGKPLDETPYLIHTTTSTPVKCARKQPAEASPMSKKNLQLLRREPLDLPPPTVEVEPEDELVNHYLSQAAVENVPLDREKTPERVAPNSTTNEHPDITEDGEDPTEEIEQIFRGIKFVVQGLDEEAIIEIGAEVSAAGGALCGAGAAAGAAGASHALVPLDFDPEELLTAGAEPVTVFWVKDCLSQQELVPIQYYHRPVRLASWSAAPLQGVVASLSTYSGIERAFLDELAKLLGATTQLRFCRRNTANALASTHLICPTPVGDKYTGALKWGLPAVKASWLMACAKEGKRVSERGHLVGDTKAPPSPAKLPEEAKAEGNPIVQPNESVDKENAMLPPQGSALPRRGSVPSADNTPKNTPKAKLGNDGTDEMSPASRYIAMARQGLLGGDSQETPSRLHEVRDDDKIDSAAVRTPPLEDALSTPNLQLLSPTTRRRLQALRRGDLPSDPIRTPRDPFDKNLSTPDSAFGAALRPGSGRLSPDARKRLWRVVNELPSKQEQTPTNVNTPLSEIRNRFLAQFNGDAPSTPSDHHLAPRKLHLLDQEDTPPAKMAKISQDQVGCYIQYAASLPWIKNLGNICHLDSNHFTHYKNPSNWFVLTMFILGSDSIYPVQ
- the LOC119192201 gene encoding DNA topoisomerase 2-binding protein 1-like isoform X2, with product MPIPSGPEPVYTVAMRGLVVTASGLTKDKKEIIKIKVHWMGGTYNTVLTDETTHLISDTVLSVKYVRSVEIGIPVMSETWVDAVWEAALRLNVSGASSDFNNYRLPPFANLEVTTSGIPKRDKQMIMKLVNQHGGKFSGAFQSETTDVVVLTKEGVGSEKYKAALEYGKVCVLPSWVKDSAEKGVALPVAKYKIVGASTSSPLAEHRLPDMSLNFSRITNLRPPSNFVDETRSADVSTTSGKIKLSQESRKANDTSIDKELQIELDSFDMNDIKKAGPIFDGFCIWLVNLSGRAREVCAAAVSRCGGVRYDAPHARLTHALLASGAGGAGGAAAARDLPPSARLLSPLWLLRSVKAGKPLDETPYLIHTTTSTPVKCARKQPAEASPMSKKNLQLLRREPLDLPPPTVEVEPEDELVNHYLSQAAVENVPLDREKTPERVAPNSTTNEHPDITEDGEDPTEEIEQIFRGIKFVVQGLDEEAIIEIGAEVSAAGGALCGAGAAAGAAGASHALVPLDFDPEELLTAGAEPVTVFWVKDCLSQQELVPIQYYHRPVRLASWSAAPLQGVVASLSTYSGIERAFLDELAKLLGATTQLRFCRRNTANALASTHLICPTPVGDKYTGALKWGLPAVKASWLMACAKEGKRVSERGHLVGDTKAPPSPAKLPEEAKAEGNPIVQPNESVDKENAMLPPQGSALPRRGSVPSADNTPKNTPKAKLGNDGTDEMSPASRYIAMARQGLLGGDSQETPSRLHEVRDDDKIDSAAVRTPPLEDALSTPNLQLLSPTTRRRLQALRRGDLPSDPIRTPRDPFDKNLSTPDSAFGAALRPGSGRLSPDARKRLWRVVNELPSKQEQTPTNVNTPLSEIRNRFLAQFNGDAPSTPSDHHLAPRKLHLLDQEDTPPAKMAKISQDQVGCYIQYAASLPWIKNLGNICHLDSNHFTHYKNPSNWFVLTMFILGSDSIYPVQ